In Thermanaeromonas sp. C210, the following proteins share a genomic window:
- the hisH gene encoding imidazole glycerol phosphate synthase subunit HisH, translating to MQPICIIDYRMGNLLSVQKALEAVGFPARVTNSPEEVLAAPGVILPGVGAFGDAMEALKQKGLQKAIVEVCRRGTPFLGICLGMQLLFEASEEGGRVEGLNLLPGVVKRLPGGVKIPHMGWNQVDFCRTSPLFKDIPSAAFFYFVHSYHVEPADPGVTVGRTEYGGRLVAAVQAGNIFGVQFHPEKSSTLGLKVLANFGELVYQ from the coding sequence TTGCAGCCGATCTGTATCATTGACTACCGGATGGGCAATCTTTTAAGCGTGCAAAAGGCTCTGGAGGCCGTGGGTTTTCCTGCCAGAGTTACCAACAGCCCCGAAGAGGTGCTGGCTGCCCCGGGGGTGATCCTTCCGGGGGTGGGGGCCTTCGGGGATGCCATGGAGGCTTTAAAACAGAAGGGCTTGCAGAAAGCCATAGTAGAAGTCTGCCGTCGCGGTACTCCTTTTTTAGGCATCTGTCTGGGCATGCAGCTTCTTTTTGAGGCCAGCGAGGAGGGCGGCAGGGTTGAAGGTTTGAACCTGCTTCCCGGTGTAGTCAAACGCCTGCCCGGTGGAGTAAAGATACCCCATATGGGCTGGAACCAGGTGGACTTTTGCCGGACCAGTCCCTTGTTTAAAGACATACCTTCGGCGGCCTTTTTTTATTTCGTACATTCCTACCACGTTGAACCCGCCGACCCCGGCGTCACCGTGGGCCGGACGGAGTACGGCGGCCGGCTGGTAGCCGCCGTTCAGGCTGGTAATATTTTCGGCGTCCAGTTCCACCCAGAAAAGAGCAGTACCCTGGGCCTGAAAGTACTGGCCAACTTCGGGGAGCTGGTCTACCAATGA
- a CDS encoding methyl-accepting chemotaxis protein — protein MKLSLRGHYKVVLAYFFYLLILTLLPTIAGALLTARQGVSLEHFWLAALAAVLLAVILSLLTFFLLWQKWIRPLGRLESFLQILGAGDPVKAERFFSQAGSSGAFRQMGQAVLDSFFRIIGHMQRSSDQLNHFVGVLHKGTADIQRSFREISGAMQEIAGGADEQAAAAQRVAENVGVLTNLAEEIAEQARSGTLLAAEVQKKEQEGRNLLEQLLQEIQEAAGSNELAARQMHRLEEQMSQISEFVRVVTDIAEQTNLLSLNAAIEAARAGEQGRGFAVVAEEVRKLAEQSAQAAHNITLLAAAIQKEARETANQVEKNVQLVKGNIERGQNARVSFVAIGQAIGQAVKAMEEINNRAQQQVERVRAVNEDANRVAAVAEETAASIEEVTAATSEQQAIMGQVQQSMEQLANMARNFAALAADYTRSGWDEATCKELIGRGHKVLEELALKPEVQGMELKEMAPLLDSTFDRHPFIQTLIAALPDGTAVYNRPSTGITNWAFRPWFREAIEGRYFATEPYITQATNRLSITVSVPIKKDGEIVGVLAANVVPA, from the coding sequence ATGAAGCTTTCCCTGCGCGGACATTATAAGGTGGTGCTGGCATACTTTTTCTACCTTCTAATCTTAACTCTGCTACCCACTATTGCCGGTGCCCTGCTCACCGCCCGGCAGGGCGTAAGCCTGGAGCACTTTTGGCTGGCTGCCCTGGCAGCGGTGCTGCTGGCAGTTATCCTCAGCTTGTTAACCTTCTTTCTTCTCTGGCAGAAGTGGATCCGCCCCCTGGGTAGGTTGGAAAGCTTTCTCCAGATTCTAGGAGCAGGGGATCCGGTTAAGGCAGAACGATTCTTTTCCCAGGCGGGCTCCAGTGGGGCCTTCAGGCAAATGGGGCAGGCTGTTTTGGACAGTTTTTTCCGAATTATAGGCCATATGCAGCGTAGCTCGGATCAATTGAATCACTTTGTGGGCGTACTCCACAAGGGAACTGCGGATATCCAGCGGAGCTTTCGGGAAATCAGCGGCGCCATGCAGGAAATTGCCGGGGGGGCCGATGAGCAGGCTGCTGCTGCCCAGCGGGTGGCGGAAAACGTGGGGGTTCTAACCAACCTGGCCGAAGAAATTGCCGAACAGGCGCGCTCCGGTACCCTTCTGGCGGCCGAAGTGCAGAAAAAGGAACAGGAAGGAAGGAATCTTTTGGAACAGCTCCTGCAGGAGATCCAGGAGGCAGCCGGTTCCAACGAGCTGGCAGCCCGGCAAATGCATCGGCTGGAAGAACAGATGTCCCAGATCAGTGAATTCGTGCGAGTGGTAACGGACATAGCCGAGCAGACCAACTTGCTTTCCCTCAACGCGGCCATTGAGGCTGCGCGAGCTGGGGAACAGGGCAGGGGCTTTGCCGTTGTAGCCGAAGAGGTGCGCAAGCTGGCCGAACAATCGGCCCAAGCGGCTCATAATATCACTCTCTTGGCCGCGGCCATCCAGAAGGAGGCCAGGGAAACTGCAAACCAGGTAGAGAAAAACGTCCAGTTGGTCAAAGGGAATATCGAACGCGGTCAGAATGCCCGGGTATCCTTCGTGGCCATCGGCCAGGCCATCGGGCAGGCGGTTAAGGCCATGGAGGAGATAAATAACCGCGCCCAGCAGCAAGTGGAGCGGGTACGGGCCGTCAATGAGGATGCCAACCGCGTGGCGGCGGTGGCCGAAGAAACGGCGGCCAGCATTGAAGAAGTCACGGCCGCGACTAGCGAACAACAGGCCATTATGGGTCAGGTACAGCAGAGCATGGAACAACTGGCCAACATGGCCCGGAATTTTGCGGCGCTGGCTGCCGATTATACCCGGAGCGGCTGGGATGAGGCTACGTGCAAGGAGTTAATCGGCCGGGGGCACAAAGTGCTGGAGGAGCTGGCTTTGAAACCGGAAGTACAGGGAATGGAGTTAAAGGAGATGGCCCCTTTACTGGATAGCACCTTTGACCGACATCCTTTTATTCAGACCCTTATTGCTGCCTTGCCGGACGGTACAGCGGTTTACAACCGGCCTTCCACCGGTATTACTAACTGGGCCTTCCGGCCGTGGTTTCGCGAGGCTATAGAAGGAAGGTATTTCGCCACCGAACCGTACATAACCCAGGCCACTAACCGCCTGTCCATCACCGTTTCCGTACCTATCAAGAAGGACGGTGAGATCGTAGGGGTGCTGGCCGCCAATGTGGTGCCCGCCTAA
- the hisIE gene encoding bifunctional phosphoribosyl-AMP cyclohydrolase/phosphoribosyl-ATP diphosphatase HisIE — protein sequence MEISLPAELKFNQEGLIPAIVQDVETGEVLMLAYMNREALERSLASGQMWFYSRSRQELWHKGATSGHYQHIVSVSYDCDGDALLFKVRQEGVACHEGRFSCFHNPLPRGGDPSVPEPPAKLGAVLEGLFAVIRERQALLPEGSYTAYLFKEGQDKILKKVAEEAGEVIIASKNQSEAEVLYELADLYYHTLVLLAYHGLGPDRLAGELNGRRK from the coding sequence ATGGAGATTTCCTTACCCGCGGAGCTCAAATTTAATCAAGAGGGCCTCATCCCGGCCATCGTACAGGATGTAGAGACGGGAGAGGTCTTAATGCTGGCCTACATGAATCGCGAAGCTCTGGAGCGTTCCCTGGCCAGCGGCCAGATGTGGTTTTATAGCCGCAGCAGGCAGGAACTGTGGCATAAAGGGGCTACCTCCGGTCATTATCAGCACATCGTCAGCGTTTCCTATGACTGTGACGGGGACGCTTTGCTCTTTAAAGTCCGGCAGGAAGGAGTGGCGTGCCATGAAGGCCGCTTTTCCTGCTTTCATAATCCCCTGCCCCGCGGGGGCGATCCTTCGGTGCCTGAGCCGCCTGCCAAGCTGGGAGCCGTGCTGGAAGGACTTTTCGCGGTGATCAGGGAGCGTCAAGCTTTGCTGCCCGAAGGTTCCTACACAGCCTATCTTTTTAAGGAGGGTCAGGATAAAATTTTAAAGAAGGTTGCCGAGGAGGCGGGAGAGGTGATCATCGCCTCCAAGAACCAGAGTGAAGCCGAAGTTCTCTACGAACTGGCCGACCTGTACTATCATACCCTGGTTCTCCTGGCTTATCACGGCCTGGGACCGGACCGGCTGGCCGGGGAGCTGAACGGCCGCCGGAAGTAA
- the hisF gene encoding imidazole glycerol phosphate synthase subunit HisF gives MLTKRIIPCLDVNHGRVVKGVNFLNLRDAGDPVELAAAYDRAGADELVFLDITASVEGRDIMLEVARKTAEQVFIPFTVGGGLRSLEDIRRMLAAGADKVSINTAAVENPRLIEEAARRFGSQCIVVAIDAKKREPGRWEVVTYGGRRPTGKDAVAWAREAADLGAGEILLTSMDADGTQDGYDLELTAAVSRSVNIPVIASGGVGNLKHLLDGLTLGGADAVLAASIFHFGTYTIAQAKEYLAARGVPVRPVYAARKTR, from the coding sequence GTGCTGACCAAGCGTATTATTCCCTGTCTCGATGTAAACCACGGCAGGGTGGTAAAGGGTGTAAACTTCTTAAACTTGCGCGATGCCGGGGACCCGGTGGAGCTGGCGGCCGCCTACGATCGCGCCGGTGCAGATGAACTGGTGTTCCTGGACATAACGGCCTCGGTTGAGGGCCGGGATATTATGCTAGAGGTGGCCCGCAAGACCGCCGAACAGGTATTTATCCCCTTTACGGTGGGAGGAGGCCTAAGGAGCCTGGAAGACATCCGACGGATGCTCGCGGCGGGGGCGGACAAAGTATCCATCAACACTGCGGCCGTGGAAAATCCTCGCCTTATAGAAGAGGCGGCCCGTCGTTTCGGCAGCCAGTGCATTGTGGTGGCCATCGACGCCAAGAAGCGTGAACCTGGCCGCTGGGAAGTGGTGACCTACGGCGGCCGGCGACCTACAGGTAAGGATGCCGTGGCCTGGGCGCGGGAGGCGGCTGACCTGGGGGCGGGGGAGATCCTGCTTACCAGCATGGATGCTGACGGTACCCAGGATGGCTATGACCTGGAACTCACGGCCGCCGTCAGTCGCAGTGTAAATATACCTGTCATAGCCTCCGGCGGAGTGGGCAATCTCAAGCACCTGCTGGACGGTTTAACCTTGGGAGGGGCCGATGCCGTGCTGGCAGCTTCCATTTTCCATTTCGGCACCTATACCATTGCCCAGGCTAAGGAATACCTGGCGGCCCGGGGCGTACCGGTGCGCCCGGTGTATGCCGCCCGGAAAACGAGGTGA
- the hisD gene encoding histidinol dehydrogenase, with amino-acid sequence MLRLIEGEDASWQGLWEGRLAAQEEAARQVRSIVEAVRSQGQVAVFAYTRELDRVSLTEETFRVKPEEIEAAYKEVEPGLLAAIRRARANIIEYHRRQVDNSWITTDEAGNVLGQLCRPLRRVGIYIPGGSAAYPSSVLMTALPAKVAGVKEVALATPPRPDGSVHPLVLVAARECGIEEIYKMGGAQAVAALAYGTELVPRVDKIVGPGNLYVTLAKKEVYGRVDIDMLAGPSEIVVVADATARPDWVAADLLSQAEHDPLAGAVLVTPVRDLAQAVIAEVEGQLSNLPRQAIAARSLENYGAVILVEDMYKALEVVNGLAPEHLELYVADPWRWLGMVTNAGAIFLGPYSPEPLGDYLAGPSHVLPTGSTARFYSPLNVDTFLKKSSLIAYSREGLIKAARDVEKLAEAEGLTAHARAVVLRREELEGSNAGGRDGGS; translated from the coding sequence GTGCTACGCCTTATAGAAGGGGAGGATGCGTCCTGGCAGGGCTTGTGGGAGGGTAGGCTGGCTGCCCAGGAAGAGGCCGCCCGGCAGGTACGCTCCATTGTGGAGGCAGTTCGCAGCCAGGGACAGGTTGCGGTCTTTGCTTACACTCGGGAGTTAGACAGGGTTTCTTTAACTGAGGAAACCTTCCGCGTAAAGCCAGAGGAAATTGAGGCCGCTTATAAGGAAGTGGAACCCGGGCTGCTGGCCGCCATCCGGCGGGCCAGGGCCAACATTATTGAATACCACCGGCGCCAGGTGGATAACTCCTGGATCACCACTGATGAGGCCGGCAACGTCCTCGGACAGCTCTGCCGCCCGCTGAGGCGGGTGGGGATCTACATACCGGGGGGATCGGCCGCTTATCCTTCTTCGGTGCTCATGACCGCTTTACCGGCGAAGGTGGCCGGTGTTAAGGAGGTGGCCCTGGCCACGCCTCCGCGGCCGGATGGCAGTGTGCATCCCCTGGTCCTGGTGGCGGCGCGGGAATGCGGGATAGAGGAAATCTATAAAATGGGCGGGGCCCAGGCCGTGGCTGCTCTGGCCTACGGTACGGAATTGGTCCCCCGGGTGGATAAGATCGTGGGCCCGGGCAACCTTTACGTCACCCTGGCCAAGAAGGAAGTGTACGGCCGGGTGGATATCGATATGCTGGCCGGGCCGAGCGAAATTGTGGTGGTGGCGGACGCTACGGCCCGGCCGGACTGGGTGGCGGCCGATCTTCTATCCCAGGCCGAACACGATCCCCTGGCCGGTGCCGTGCTCGTAACACCGGTACGGGATCTGGCGCAGGCGGTTATCGCCGAGGTGGAAGGGCAACTCAGCAACCTTCCCCGCCAGGCCATTGCCGCCCGGTCCCTGGAAAATTACGGGGCCGTCATCCTGGTGGAGGATATGTATAAGGCGCTAGAGGTAGTCAACGGCCTGGCTCCCGAGCACCTGGAGCTCTATGTGGCCGATCCGTGGCGGTGGCTGGGTATGGTTACCAATGCCGGAGCTATATTCCTGGGTCCGTATTCACCAGAACCCCTGGGCGATTACCTGGCAGGTCCCAGCCATGTGTTGCCCACCGGGAGTACGGCGCGTTTTTACTCCCCCTTGAATGTGGATACCTTCCTTAAGAAGAGCAGCTTAATCGCCTACAGCCGTGAGGGTTTAATTAAAGCAGCGCGAGACGTGGAGAAACTGGCCGAGGCCGAGGGCCTGACGGCCCACGCCCGGGCGGTGGTTCTGCGACGAGAAGAACTGGAAGGGAGTAACGCTGGTGGGAGAGATGGAGGGTCTTAG
- the hisB gene encoding imidazoleglycerol-phosphate dehydratase HisB: MEGLSRRGAVTRQTGETDIRVELNLDGRGDFEGSSGIAFLDHLLAQLAKHGLIDLKVEAKGDLEVDGHHTVEDLGICLGQALGQALGAKEGITRYGTAFIPMDDALVMAALDVSGRPYLAYELELTVQRLGGLDAELVEEFLRALVNHSGLTLHVRKLAGRNSHHLAEALFKALGRALRQAVGRDPGAQGIPSTKGVL, encoded by the coding sequence ATGGAGGGTCTTAGCCGGCGAGGAGCGGTGACCAGGCAGACCGGGGAGACCGACATCAGGGTGGAGCTCAACCTGGACGGACGGGGCGACTTCGAGGGCAGCAGCGGTATTGCCTTTCTGGATCACCTTCTGGCCCAGCTGGCTAAGCACGGCCTTATAGACCTGAAGGTGGAGGCTAAGGGCGACCTGGAGGTGGACGGTCACCATACGGTTGAAGACCTGGGCATATGCTTGGGGCAGGCACTGGGGCAGGCCCTGGGGGCTAAAGAAGGTATAACGCGCTACGGCACCGCCTTTATTCCCATGGATGATGCCCTGGTGATGGCGGCCCTGGATGTGAGTGGCCGGCCCTATCTGGCCTACGAACTGGAATTAACCGTCCAACGCCTGGGAGGTTTGGATGCGGAGCTGGTGGAAGAGTTCCTGCGCGCCTTGGTCAACCATAGCGGTTTGACCCTCCATGTGAGGAAGCTGGCTGGCCGCAACAGCCATCACCTGGCCGAGGCCCTTTTTAAAGCCTTGGGACGCGCCCTGCGCCAGGCGGTAGGCCGGGACCCCGGGGCCCAAGGGATCCCGTCGACCAAGGGAGTATTGTAG
- a CDS encoding DUF4367 domain-containing protein → MLTLEMAHEGYWERLLKEVIIREIERQSLPTPTDDQWAEVWRAVQRRRSQEKKSRRRRYLVAAAVLVFLLAGVPAVFYPDGIAGWARQVLGLAQGRDTMVNEGQEGSSALPRITQGAPKITLDQQGPLAAAAPEAGRALRAELEDKEFPFAVKLPAYLPPGFELKGVEVDPAETEGADVGRVRLLYGKGSQTVEILQTRAAEEGSAFSVGPGAQEEIITVEGREARLTSDGHSYTLYFQDEDQVAVQVKGNIAKEDIIRIAASLGKAPGPAQE, encoded by the coding sequence GTGTTGACCCTGGAGATGGCTCACGAGGGCTATTGGGAGCGGCTGTTAAAAGAAGTCATCATCCGGGAGATAGAGAGGCAGTCTCTTCCCACACCCACCGATGACCAGTGGGCCGAGGTTTGGCGGGCGGTCCAGAGGAGGCGCTCACAAGAGAAAAAGAGTCGCCGGAGGCGGTATTTGGTCGCCGCGGCCGTTTTGGTATTCCTGTTAGCCGGTGTACCGGCCGTTTTTTATCCTGATGGGATTGCCGGTTGGGCCCGCCAAGTCTTGGGCTTGGCGCAAGGGCGGGACACGATGGTGAACGAGGGGCAGGAGGGAAGCAGCGCTTTGCCCCGTATTACCCAAGGTGCTCCGAAAATTACACTGGACCAGCAAGGACCTTTAGCAGCCGCGGCGCCGGAGGCAGGAAGGGCGTTGCGCGCCGAACTGGAGGATAAAGAGTTTCCCTTTGCCGTAAAGCTGCCGGCCTACTTGCCTCCGGGATTCGAGCTCAAGGGTGTGGAAGTGGACCCGGCGGAAACCGAAGGGGCTGACGTCGGCCGCGTTAGGCTTCTTTACGGAAAGGGTTCCCAGACGGTAGAAATCCTTCAGACTAGAGCGGCGGAGGAAGGGAGTGCCTTTTCCGTCGGCCCCGGGGCTCAGGAGGAGATCATCACCGTTGAGGGCCGGGAGGCGCGGTTAACTTCGGATGGGCATTCTTACACCCTGTATTTTCAGGATGAAGACCAGGTAGCCGTGCAGGTAAAGGGGAACATCGCGAAAGAAGATATCATTAGAATTGCGGCTTCCCTCGGCAAGGCCCCGGGTCCGGCACAGGAGTGA
- a CDS encoding YcdB/YcdC domain-containing protein, with protein sequence MGKPDRGLIKGTLLAAAFLWTCLALLPGTARAEVQPAVTLEQAIEKVKAVFEVPGDFTQFSSSYQQDEEGQSWHLTWQRAQEPGGTMNAAVDAQTGEILSMYLWRHRPETGAQLPSLSRQEALKTAEELLRRLHPSRLEELSLQAGEEELLPLWARQQSAYSFRWQRLVNGIPFPADGVSISVDAQTGQVTSYNLRWTRAEFPDATKAISPERARQAFDQAGMLKLQYFRPYPTEPKKKMPVMLVYRLDHPSGGAIDALTGEPVDLDGGWMGSPGGDGMGAYDRAAKQALEQPSTPLTPEEIREIQETTRLISQQEAEAVVRQWVSIPQDCKLDNAALTADTWTDPPLRTWNFSWSTQQDGDNYRYVHARVNAVTGELLSFHIGPSPGESEKEARKLTRKEAQAKAEAFLQKIQPERFRQVELVEDRYLGPIRPLEEELPAYHVFYYRRLVNDVPYPEDGFSITVDAATGDITSYNLAWSDLDFPRAEGILSAGEAVERYLSRQPLTLSYVEIYRPRGDREIKLVYRPTVLPGAVGAAMIEAKTGEALDWQGKPVAQQPRPYRFTDIAGHWAEKEISLLGQAGLFGEYGNTFRPQERIKAAQLLRAMIGAQDGVPATAGLSDEQVLDRARLRGWVKENLAPGDEVSRQMLARLMVRFLGLDRAARARDIYRVPFADAGEIPSDSLGYVALSYGLDILQGDGRLFRPEEPVSRAEAAVALARTLNMEK encoded by the coding sequence GTGGGCAAGCCTGACCGAGGTCTCATAAAGGGTACGCTGCTGGCAGCCGCTTTCCTTTGGACATGCCTGGCGCTGCTACCGGGAACCGCCCGGGCGGAGGTCCAACCCGCGGTGACCCTGGAACAGGCCATCGAGAAAGTTAAAGCCGTTTTCGAAGTGCCCGGGGACTTCACCCAGTTCTCCTCCAGCTACCAGCAGGACGAAGAAGGGCAAAGCTGGCACCTTACCTGGCAAAGGGCCCAAGAACCCGGCGGGACCATGAACGCCGCCGTAGACGCTCAAACGGGCGAGATCCTCAGTATGTACCTGTGGCGCCACAGGCCGGAAACCGGGGCCCAACTTCCGTCCCTTTCCCGCCAGGAGGCCCTCAAGACCGCCGAGGAACTCCTGCGCCGCCTGCACCCCTCGCGGCTAGAAGAATTGAGCCTGCAGGCCGGTGAAGAAGAGCTTTTACCCTTATGGGCCCGGCAACAATCCGCCTACAGTTTCCGCTGGCAACGCCTGGTTAACGGCATCCCCTTCCCTGCCGACGGCGTCTCTATCTCCGTGGACGCCCAGACGGGCCAGGTAACCTCTTACAATTTGCGGTGGACCCGGGCGGAGTTTCCCGATGCTACTAAAGCTATTTCCCCGGAAAGGGCCCGTCAAGCCTTTGACCAGGCAGGAATGCTCAAGCTCCAGTACTTCCGCCCGTATCCCACCGAGCCCAAAAAGAAAATGCCGGTAATGCTCGTCTACCGCTTGGACCATCCGTCCGGCGGCGCCATAGACGCCTTGACGGGAGAGCCCGTAGACCTGGACGGCGGGTGGATGGGAAGCCCCGGTGGGGACGGCATGGGGGCCTACGATCGGGCCGCCAAACAGGCTCTTGAACAGCCCTCCACTCCCCTTACCCCGGAAGAGATCCGGGAGATCCAGGAAACCACCAGGCTCATCTCCCAGCAGGAGGCCGAGGCCGTCGTACGCCAATGGGTTAGCATCCCCCAGGATTGCAAACTTGATAATGCCGCCCTAACGGCCGACACCTGGACGGATCCGCCCCTGCGCACCTGGAACTTCTCCTGGAGCACACAACAAGACGGCGACAACTACCGCTACGTTCACGCCCGGGTTAACGCCGTCACCGGTGAACTGCTGAGCTTCCATATAGGCCCCTCTCCCGGTGAAAGCGAGAAAGAAGCGCGGAAGCTCACCCGCAAGGAGGCCCAAGCCAAGGCCGAGGCCTTCCTCCAGAAGATCCAGCCCGAACGCTTCCGCCAGGTGGAACTGGTGGAAGACCGGTATCTGGGGCCCATACGTCCCCTGGAAGAAGAACTTCCGGCTTACCACGTTTTTTACTACCGCCGGCTGGTAAATGACGTCCCTTACCCGGAGGACGGCTTCAGTATTACCGTGGATGCGGCCACCGGCGATATTACTTCTTATAACCTCGCCTGGTCCGATCTGGATTTCCCGCGGGCCGAGGGGATATTATCTGCCGGAGAAGCCGTCGAACGGTATCTCTCCCGCCAGCCTCTAACCTTAAGCTACGTCGAGATTTATCGCCCCCGGGGAGACCGGGAGATAAAGCTGGTATATCGTCCTACAGTTCTTCCGGGCGCCGTAGGGGCGGCCATGATCGAGGCCAAGACGGGCGAAGCCTTAGACTGGCAGGGAAAACCGGTGGCCCAGCAGCCGCGGCCCTACCGCTTTACCGATATCGCGGGTCACTGGGCGGAGAAGGAGATCTCCCTCCTCGGCCAGGCCGGTCTGTTCGGCGAGTATGGTAATACCTTCCGCCCCCAGGAAAGGATTAAGGCAGCCCAACTGCTACGGGCCATGATAGGCGCCCAGGACGGCGTGCCGGCCACCGCCGGTCTGTCCGATGAACAGGTGCTGGACAGGGCCAGACTGCGCGGCTGGGTAAAGGAGAACTTGGCACCGGGCGATGAGGTGAGCCGCCAGATGCTGGCCCGCCTGATGGTGCGCTTCCTGGGCCTCGACCGGGCGGCCCGGGCTCGGGACATCTACAGGGTGCCCTTCGCGGACGCCGGAGAGATACCCTCCGATTCCCTCGGCTACGTGGCCTTGAGCTATGGTCTGGACATCCTGCAGGGGGACGGCCGGCTATTCCGGCCCGAGGAGCCGGTATCCCGCGCCGAAGCTGCCGTAGCCCTGGCGAGAACCCTGAATATGGAAAAATAG
- the hisA gene encoding 1-(5-phosphoribosyl)-5-[(5-phosphoribosylamino)methylideneamino]imidazole-4-carboxamide isomerase, whose product MIVFPAIDLRRGRCVRLYQGRPEKETVYSGDPVAIARKWVQEGASWLHVVDLDGAFAGRVQNLGVIREIIRAAGVPVQVGGGVRTLADIEALLEAGAARVVLGTAAVADPDLVAGACRTYGEAIAVGIDSRDGLVAIKGWLDLSPRRAVDLGREMGDLGIRRIIYTDISRDGTLQGPNLEAIREMAAGCGLPVIASGGIAELRDVAALRELEPSGVEGVIIGRALYNGRFTLAEALAAAGEVKVAFKAGGETRC is encoded by the coding sequence ATGATCGTTTTCCCGGCTATTGACTTGCGCCGCGGCCGCTGCGTCCGCCTATACCAGGGAAGACCTGAAAAGGAAACGGTTTATTCTGGAGATCCGGTGGCCATAGCCCGGAAATGGGTACAAGAGGGCGCTTCCTGGCTGCATGTAGTGGACCTGGACGGCGCCTTTGCAGGAAGGGTACAGAATCTGGGCGTCATTCGAGAGATCATCAGGGCCGCCGGCGTTCCCGTCCAGGTGGGGGGAGGAGTGCGTACCCTGGCGGACATAGAAGCCTTGCTCGAGGCCGGAGCGGCCCGGGTGGTCTTGGGCACGGCGGCGGTGGCCGATCCCGACCTGGTGGCCGGGGCCTGCCGGACCTACGGAGAAGCCATCGCAGTAGGTATAGACAGCCGGGATGGACTGGTAGCCATCAAAGGCTGGCTCGACCTTTCCCCGCGGCGGGCGGTGGACCTCGGGCGAGAGATGGGCGACCTGGGGATCCGCAGGATTATTTATACCGATATCAGCCGGGACGGCACCCTTCAAGGGCCCAACTTGGAAGCCATCCGGGAGATGGCTGCGGGCTGCGGACTGCCGGTTATAGCCTCGGGGGGCATAGCGGAGTTGCGGGATGTAGCTGCCCTCCGGGAACTGGAACCCTCGGGGGTGGAGGGCGTAATTATCGGCCGCGCCCTTTATAACGGCCGGTTCACCCTGGCCGAAGCATTGGCCGCGGCCGGAGAGGTAAAGGTGGCCTTTAAGGCCGGAGGTGAAACCCGGTGCTGA
- a CDS encoding RNA polymerase sigma factor: protein MGYPSRDEKQFRVIYESFYGQAFYTAWAILKDYNLAEDATQEAFIEVFTHFDKLPGEDNFLRWLKTVTARKAIDLWRKHRKSQAREQAAAGRSSQDSGFLATENKVLIYQLLQELPATYRQIIYLRFYCDFSVRETAEIMQVKEGTVKSRLHRALSYLKRKCEVAREVRELRRC, encoded by the coding sequence TTGGGTTACCCCTCCCGGGATGAAAAACAGTTTCGTGTCATCTATGAAAGCTTTTATGGCCAGGCCTTTTACACGGCCTGGGCGATACTTAAAGATTACAACCTGGCGGAAGATGCTACCCAGGAGGCCTTTATCGAAGTTTTCACCCATTTCGACAAGTTGCCCGGAGAAGATAATTTCTTGCGGTGGCTCAAAACGGTTACCGCTCGCAAGGCCATCGATCTGTGGCGCAAACACAGGAAGTCACAGGCGCGGGAGCAGGCTGCGGCCGGAAGGAGCTCACAAGACTCCGGTTTTCTGGCCACTGAAAATAAAGTCCTGATATACCAATTGTTGCAAGAATTGCCAGCCACTTATAGACAAATTATCTATCTGCGTTTTTACTGCGATTTTTCGGTGAGAGAAACGGCCGAGATTATGCAGGTTAAGGAGGGTACGGTGAAATCACGATTGCACCGGGCCCTAAGCTACCTTAAACGCAAATGCGAGGTGGCCCGGGAAGTGCGGGAGCTCAGGAGGTGTTGA